Proteins from a genomic interval of Ramlibacter algicola:
- a CDS encoding response regulator, translated as MSLRAYIVEDSPTIRENLIETLHELAEVEAVGLADTEAEARAWLVQNPDAWDIAVVDLFLRQGSGLRVVEAARQRRRGQKVIVLSNHATSDMRRRCAQLGADAVFDKSTEIDALLDYCVKARGELELA; from the coding sequence ATGTCCCTGCGTGCCTACATCGTCGAAGACAGCCCGACCATCCGCGAGAACCTGATCGAGACCCTGCACGAGCTCGCCGAGGTCGAGGCCGTGGGCCTCGCGGACACCGAGGCGGAAGCTCGCGCGTGGCTGGTCCAGAACCCGGACGCCTGGGATATCGCCGTGGTCGACTTGTTCCTGCGCCAGGGCAGCGGCTTGCGCGTCGTCGAAGCGGCCCGCCAGCGCCGCCGCGGGCAGAAGGTGATCGTGCTGAGCAACCACGCGACGTCCGACATGCGGCGCCGCTGCGCGCAGCTCGGCGCCGACGCGGTGTTCGACAAGTCCACCGAGATCGACGCGCTGCTGGATTACTGCGTCAAGGCGCGCGGCGAACTCGAACTGGCGTAG
- a CDS encoding quinone oxidoreductase family protein: MSRAIQIDQHGGPEQLKIVDVQVGEPGPGQIRIRHKAVGLNFIDVYHRTGLYKLDMPARIGMEASGIVEAVGEGVTHLKPGDRAAYASQPPGSYCEVRVMPATTVCKLPDAIDFDTGAAMMLKGLTAQYLLRRTQPQGGLKEGDFVLFHAAAGGVGLIACQFARAMGLKLIGTAGSDAKCELAKENGATHVINYAKEDFLPRVKEITGGKGVKVVYDSVGKDTWDKSLDCLSPFGLMASFGNASGAVPPFAPGILGVKGSIYVTRQTLFTHIATREAAQEMADDLFGMVTSGKVKIHIDQRYPLEQVQQAHRDLEARKTTGCTILTL; encoded by the coding sequence ATGAGCCGCGCCATCCAGATCGACCAGCATGGCGGTCCCGAGCAACTGAAGATCGTCGACGTGCAGGTCGGCGAGCCGGGACCCGGGCAGATCCGCATCCGCCACAAGGCGGTGGGCCTGAACTTCATCGACGTCTACCACCGCACGGGCCTGTACAAGCTGGACATGCCGGCGCGCATCGGCATGGAAGCGTCCGGCATCGTCGAAGCGGTGGGCGAGGGCGTGACGCACCTCAAGCCCGGCGACCGCGCGGCGTACGCAAGCCAGCCTCCCGGCAGCTACTGCGAAGTGCGCGTCATGCCCGCCACCACGGTGTGCAAGCTGCCCGACGCGATCGACTTCGACACCGGCGCCGCCATGATGCTCAAGGGCCTCACCGCGCAATACCTGCTGCGCCGCACGCAGCCGCAAGGCGGGCTGAAGGAAGGTGACTTCGTGCTGTTCCACGCGGCGGCCGGTGGCGTCGGCCTGATCGCCTGCCAGTTCGCGCGCGCGATGGGCCTGAAGTTGATCGGCACCGCGGGCTCGGACGCCAAGTGCGAACTGGCGAAGGAGAACGGTGCGACGCACGTCATCAACTACGCCAAGGAAGACTTCCTGCCGCGCGTGAAGGAGATCACCGGCGGCAAGGGCGTGAAGGTCGTGTACGACTCGGTCGGCAAGGACACCTGGGACAAGTCGCTGGACTGCCTGTCGCCGTTCGGCCTGATGGCCAGCTTCGGCAATGCCTCGGGCGCGGTGCCGCCGTTCGCTCCCGGCATCCTGGGCGTGAAGGGCTCGATCTACGTCACGCGCCAGACGCTGTTCACGCACATCGCCACGCGCGAGGCCGCGCAGGAGATGGCCGACGACCTGTTCGGCATGGTCACGAGCGGCAAGGTGAAGATCCACATCGACCAGCGCTACCCGCTGGAGCAGGTGCAGCAGGCGCACCGCGACCTCGAGGCGCGCAAGACCACCGGCTGCACGATCCTCACGCTCTGA
- a CDS encoding DMT family transporter: MQQRLTLRTAGLLTLPPMLWAGNAVVGRVMSGLVPPITLNFLRWAIALVLLLPLAGWVLRSGSPLWTHWKRYAVLGLLGVGCYNALQYLALKTSTPLNVTLVAASMPAWMLGLGALFFGQRITGRQLLGATMSIAGVLVVLSRGAWDVLLQVRLVPGDFFVLLATAAWSVYSWLLVRPGDPPELRNDWAAFLLAQMVFGLGWSGLFAAGEWIAGPQHIAWSWPVVAALAYIAIGPAVLAYRSWGLGVQRVGPNIAGFFSNLTPLFAALLSAAFLGELPHAYHAVAFALIVGGIVVSSRR; the protein is encoded by the coding sequence ATGCAGCAACGTCTCACCCTTCGCACGGCGGGCCTCCTCACATTGCCGCCGATGCTGTGGGCGGGCAATGCGGTCGTCGGCCGCGTGATGTCCGGCCTGGTGCCGCCGATCACGCTCAACTTCCTGCGCTGGGCGATCGCCCTCGTCCTGCTGCTGCCGCTCGCCGGCTGGGTCCTGCGCAGCGGCAGTCCGCTGTGGACGCACTGGAAGCGCTATGCGGTGCTCGGGCTGCTGGGCGTCGGTTGCTACAACGCGCTGCAGTACCTCGCGCTGAAGACGTCGACGCCGCTCAACGTGACGCTGGTCGCGGCCAGCATGCCGGCGTGGATGCTCGGGCTCGGCGCGCTGTTCTTCGGGCAGCGCATCACGGGGCGGCAACTGCTCGGCGCCACGATGTCCATCGCCGGCGTGCTGGTGGTCCTGAGCCGCGGCGCCTGGGACGTGCTGCTGCAGGTGCGCCTCGTCCCGGGTGACTTCTTCGTGCTGCTCGCGACCGCTGCCTGGTCGGTCTACAGCTGGCTGCTGGTGCGACCGGGCGACCCGCCCGAATTGCGCAACGACTGGGCCGCGTTCCTGCTGGCGCAGATGGTGTTCGGCCTCGGCTGGTCCGGGTTGTTCGCCGCCGGCGAGTGGATCGCGGGCCCGCAGCACATCGCGTGGAGCTGGCCGGTGGTCGCCGCCCTCGCCTACATCGCGATCGGCCCGGCGGTGCTCGCCTACCGCAGCTGGGGGCTGGGCGTGCAGCGCGTGGGCCCGAACATCGCGGGCTTCTTTTCCAACCTCACGCCGCTGTTCGCGGCGCTGTTGTCGGCGGCGTTCCTCGGCGAACTCCCGCACGCTTACCACGCGGTGGCCTTCGCGCTGATCGTCGGCGGGATCGTGGTCTCGTCGCGCCGCTGA